From a single Micromonas commoda chromosome 5, complete sequence genomic region:
- a CDS encoding predicted protein, which yields MRSVRSPVAARIPPALGRSGRREVSISRLAAPVSRTRRRDRASVGLTSRATYGGDGNLERERERAPRRNPGRAPPADFSAADTWDDSLEWPRSPAEPPPSYDRRESERDASPSGSGRQPPNDEEEFGARGERRESRYGAREDFGYDDWAASEPRGAYDEWRGSRDGRSTGPGWNPAESLPGVMGAATRAILAACSGMSDVTARALAGVFPRSVPMASLRTLAYLLWGFLFFVVFQRVISGFVLVGGLLLLAIAVAQGETGGGFGGSNRDPRDGRAWGAAFGSRGSNFDEFRDARRRERRRRRAEDFFGAAAAAAGATPMAEWWNERAEYERDFYGYPGEFNDTAGEPGGSFNDTAGGDSPGGDSPSGEARRRSYDLDGDYVDVTPPAIDWSKLADTVRWAASAEEFRVFNNEGINGGINEGIKMANEAVRGFQGAFEGAGGAGEAGFSFSAATAPRGGGGPSAKEPVDDGLDDDASGPSSGDPTVVDVEARAVPFDEWFSRGSTDESDRGFPLSSDDAAAGTPSSFSSSSSPSPPPREGRAAYRDPPFRWTAGTYRDPNASAREGPRGEGRNERAERRAEGRNERAERRAEWGYGAFGRDVGAPPGSDRGGAGRNRWREFMTGRFYGEFQEDLIAARFDVNGGVAVEEEEDEKRGATGERGANLDDDDDRGAGAVR from the coding sequence ATGCGCTCCGTCCGCTCACCCGTGGCGGCGCGTATCCCGCCCGCCCTCGGGCGGTCCGGACGACGTGAGGTGTCGatctcgcgcctcgccgcgcccgtctctcgaacacgacgacgcgaccgcgcctccgtcggcctcacctcgcgcgccacgtacggcggggacggcaatttggagcgcgagcgcgagcgcgcgcctcgacggaACCccggtcgcgcgccgcccgcggattTCAGCGCCGCCGACACGTGGGACGATAGCCTCGAGTGGCCGCGGTCTCCCGCGGAGCCCCCTCCGAGCTACGACCGCCGGGAGTCCGAAAGAGACGCGTCGCCTTCGGGATCCGGTCGGCAGCCGCCGAACGATGAAGAAGAattcggcgcgcgcggcgaacggcgcgagtCGCGCTACGGCGCGCGAGAGGACTTCGGTTACGACGATTGGGCCGCAtccgagccccgcggcgcgtaCGACGAGTGGCGCGGGTCCCGAGACGGGCGTTCAACCGGACCCGGGTGGAATCCCGCGGAGTCGCTCCCCGGGGTCAtgggagcggcgacgagggccatcctcgcggcgtgctcggGCATGtccgacgtcaccgcgcgggcgctcgcgggagTTTTCCCCAGGTCCGTGCCCATGGCATCCCTACGCACGCTCGCGTACCTGCTCTGGGGCTTCCTCTTCTTCGTGGTGTTCCAGAGGGTCATCTCGGGCtttgtcctcgtcggcgggttGTTGttgctcgccatcgccgtcgcgcagggTGAGACGgggggcgggttcggcgggaGCAACAGGGATCCGAGGGACGGTCGCGCGtggggcgccgcgttcgggtcgcgcgggagTAACTTCGACGAGTTtcgggacgcgcgacggcgggagcggcgacggcgacgcgccgaggacttcttcggagccgcggcggcggcggcgggtgcgacgccgatggcggAGTGGTGGAACGAGCGAGCCGAGTACGAGAGGGACTTTTACGGGTACCCCGGCGAGTTTaacgacacagctggcgagcCCGGCGGGAGCTTTaacgacacagctggcggtgactcaccgggcggtgactcaccgagCGGCGAGGCCCGGCGGCGCAGCTACGACTTGGACGGCGACTACGTCGAcgtgacgccgccggcgattGATTGGTCGAAGCTCGCGGATACCGTGCGCTgggccgcgtcggcggaggagttCAGGGTTTTTAACAACGAGGGGATCAACGGCGGGATCAACGAGGGGATCAAGATGGCGAACGAGGCGGTGAGGGGCTTCCAAGGGGCGTTCGAGGgggcgggaggcgcgggcgaggctggGTTTTctttctccgcggcgacggctccgagggggggcgggggcccgagcgcgaaggaaccggtcgacgacgggctcgatGACGACGCATCGGGACCGTCGTCTGGGGACCCGaccgtcgtggacgtcgaggctcgcgcggttCCCTTTGACGAGTGGTTCAGCCGCGGATCGACGGATGAGTCGGACCGGGGCTTCCCTTtgtcgagcgacgacgccgccgcggggaccccgtcgtccttctcctcgtcgtcgtcgccgtcgccgccgccgcgcgagggccgcgcCGCGTACCGGGACCCGCCGTTCCGGTGGACCGCGGGCACCTACCGCGACCCAAACGCGTccgcccgcgagggtccCCGGGGCGAGGGCCGAAACGAGAGGGCCGAAAGGAGAGCCGAGGGCCGAAACGAGAGGGCCGAAAGGAGAGCCGAGTGGGGCTACGGCGCCTTCGGGagggacgtcggcgcgccgcccgggtcggaccgaggcggcgccgggcggaaCCGTTGGCGCGAGTTCATGACCGGGAGGTTCTACGGCGAGTTCCAGGAGGATCTGATCGCCGCTCGGTTCGACgtgaacggcggcgtcgcggtggaggaggaggaggacgagaagagaggggcgacgggggagcgcggggcgaatttggacgacgacgacgaccgcggcgccggcgccgtgcgtTAG
- a CDS encoding predicted protein, whose protein sequence is MSGNTKVKIGVLAIQGSFAEHCAHVRRAGGEAVEVRKAEQLSGCHGLIIPGGESTTMANICRRWNLFDSLRDFQAKGGAVWGTCAGLIFLAERINRGAKEGGQELLGGLDVTVDRNFFGSQIDSFETNLPCKIPGDDNGPFRAIFIRAPAILSVGDGVEVLGEYVLPAEKRAEIDDKALEKIIVAVKSKRLMATSFHPEITADTRWHKLFVEMAGDCEAYVGFGEDAVAKATASEIRLVDPGKLPVFVDSVFAGAAMD, encoded by the coding sequence ATGAGCGGAAACACGAAGGTGAAGATTGGCGTGCTCGCCATCCAGGGTTCGTTCGCCGAGCACTGCGCCCACGTCAGGCGTGCCGGGGGTGAGGCCGTCGAGGTCAGGAAAGCCGAGCAGTTGTCGGGGTGCCATGGTCTGATCATCCCCGGCGGGGAGTCCACCACCATGGCGAACATCTGCAGGCGTTGGAACCTGTTTGACTCGCTCCGCGACTTTCAGGCGAAGGGTGGTGCTGTCTGGGGCACGTGCGCGGGGCTCatcttcctcgccgagcgcatcAACCGCGGTGCGAAGGAGGGCGggcaggagctcctcggtGGCCTGGACGTCACCGTGGACCGCAACTTCTTCGGCTCCCAGATCGACTCGTTCGAGACCAACCTGCCGTGCAAgatccccggcgacgacaacGGACCCTTCCGCGCCATCTTCATTCGCGCCCCCGCCATTCTttccgtcggcgacggggtcgaGGTCCTCGGCGAGTACGTTCTCCCcgcggagaagcgcgcggagATCGACGACAAGGCTCTCGAGAAGatcatcgtcgcggtgaaGTCGAAGCGGCTGATGGCGACGTCGTTCCACCCCGAGATCACCGCGGACACCAGGTGGCACAAGCTTTTCGTCGAAATGGCGGGTGATTGCGAGGCGTACGTGGGTTTTggggaggacgcggtggccaaggcgacggcgtcggagatCAGGCTGGTCGATCCCGGGAAGCTCCCGGTTTTCGTCGACTCGGTTTTTGCGGGCGCCGCCATGGACTGA
- a CDS encoding predicted protein, translated as MEREPLRLAPGEPLWVFGYGSIVWKVGFDFDERVICSARGYRRRFYQGSTDHRGTPEFPGRTVTLEPCDADVNPPCWGAAYRVPPERAEEVLEILEVREKQYDKRIRLDLYDDNGDVVVRDAVTYIATGASENLNWLGEASIEEVAETIATAVGPSGANSEYLLNLADAMRGIGVHDPHLDELERRVREIKENRTGE; from the coding sequence ATGGAGCGTGAGCCCCTCAGGCTCGCCCCGGGAGAGCCCCTATGGGTGTTTGGCTACGGGAGCATCGTCTGGAAGGTGGGCTTCGACTTTGACGAGCGAGTGATTTGCTCCGCTCGAGGGTACCGCCGCAGGTTCTACCAGGGATCCACGGACCACAGAGGCACGCCTGAGTTCCCCGGTCGGACGGTCACGCTCGAGCCGTGCGATGCCGACGTGAACCCGCCGTGCTGGGGGGCCGCCTACCGCGTGCCTCCCGAGCGAGCGGAAGAGGTGCTCGAGATACTCGAGGTGAGGGAGAAACAGTACGACAAACGGATCAGGCTGGACCTCTACGACGACAACGGCGATGTCGTGGTGAGGGATGCCGTGACATACATAGCCACTGGCGCGAGCGAAAACCTGAACTGGCTTGGCGAGGCGAGCATCGAGGAGGTGGCCGAGACCATAGCGACCGCGGTTGGACCGTCGGGAGCAAACTCGGAATATCTCCTGAACCTCGCCGATGCCATGCGCGGCATCGGAGTTCACGACCCGCACCTGGACGAGCTTGAGCGGCGGGTGAGGGAGATCAAGGAGAACCGCACGGGCGAGTGA
- a CDS encoding predicted protein yields the protein MTALTRITSYNILAQCYVRSSYFPHSPSSCLKWKARSRNLVNELAGLDSDVLALQEVDQYEEFWQPWLVERGYDGVYKCRTQLTKSKRDGCGLFFKRDKFELLARRDIEYNDIAWGRPVGYVHPEGSPEPTEAPVDADGGANKYIRDCVGVLALLRSKTATDGYVMVASTHLYWDPAHADVKLAQARRLLGEVELFLASNSPIGSVPVVTAGDFNSVPGSEVHSAMLGGFGGRRLRSAYAAAIGEGVVRGADGGSDSSVAVGKHGEPAHTNVTPGFTDCIDYVFVDDGVAVRSAMPLPGRDEVATGLPDATRGSDHLPLTVDLELWSR from the exons ATGACGGCGTTGACGCGCATCACCTCGTACAATATTCTCGCGCAATGCTACGTACGAAGCTCTTACTTTCCGCACAGTCCCTCCTCGTGTCTCAA ATGGAAGGCGCGCAGCCGCAACCTCGTCAACGAGCTCGCTGGTCTCGACTctgacgtcctcgcgctgcagGAGGTTGACCAGTACGAGGAGTTCTGGCAGCCGTGGCTCGTGGAGCGGGGATACGACGGGGTATACAAATGCCGCACGCAGCTGACCAAGTCCAAGCGTGATGGCTGTGGGCTGTTCTTCAAGCGAGACAAgttcgagctgctcgcgaggCGGGACATCGAGTACAACGACATCGCATGGGGTCGGCCGGTGGGGTACGTCCACCCCGAGGGGAGCCCGGAGCCCACGGAGGCcccggtcgacgccgacgggggcgcgaacAAGTACATCCGAGATTGCGTCGGCGTCCTGGCGCTGCTCAGGTcaaagacggcgacggacgggtACGTCATGGTGGCGTCCACGCACCTGTACTGGGAtcccgcgcacgcggacgTGAAGCTCGCGCAGGCTCGCAGGCTCCTGGGCGAGGTGGAGCTGTTCCTCGCGTCGAACTCTCCGATTGGCTCGGTGCCGGTGGTGACGGCTGGGGACTTCAACTCGGTCCCGGGCAGCGAGGTGCACTCCGCCATGCTCGGAGGCTTTGGCGGGAGAAGGTTGAGGAGCGCGTACGCGGCCGCCATCGGGGAGGGGGTGGTGCGTGGCGCGGACGGTGGCTCCGAttcgtccgtcgccgtggggAAACACGGGGAGCCCGCGCACACGAACGTGACCCCGGGGTTTACGGATTGCATCGATTACGtgttcgtcgacgacggcgtcgcggtgaggAGCGCGATGCCGCTGCCCGGGAGGGACGAGGTGGCGACGGGCCtgccggacgcgacgcggggcagCGATCACCTGCCGCTCACCGTCGATCTCGAGCTTTGGAGTCGTTAA
- a CDS encoding predicted protein: MGRETQKPVPWKTDASADKTRFAGKPRSLANSRRGSRAPSEAGDAAPAEELVWKTTHEQSFGDSRPGSRLSQRSHATDSVVGFGDATSWRTTNREFQYDPNDFVPTPEKKRWDPNFPDGRDPRGEIARRRSRVADPAGTGESDVGGWAGIPRMSIRKGAVDPLGGPDRGRSGVLMSHLEAGFDGAPPTEEDDDEGAEKPFWTKRGVHPMRRKQPVGGSDVLTGLWMSSTTSYGMHAPDYQLTRREKTDRAARKIEMQHSAPHRPDHVLSAVVHNALPPRWRRSSRGN, encoded by the exons ATGGGACGCGAGACGCAGAAACCGGTTCCATGGAAGActgacgcgtcggcggacaAGACCCGGTTCGCCGGGAAGCCCCGTAGCTTGGCGAACTCccgtcgcggctctcgcgcgccgagcgaggcCGGGGATGCGGCTCCGGCGGAGGAACTCGTGTGGAAGACGACGCACGAGCAATCCTTCGGCGATTCGCGACCCGGAAGCCGCCTCTCGCAGCGCTCGCACGCCACCGACTCCGTGGTGGGTTTCGGCGATGCCACCAGCTGGCGCACGACGAACCGGGAGTTTCAGTACGATCCCAACGACTTCGTCCCAACCCCGGAGAAGAAGCGTTGGGACCCGAACTTTCCAGACGGGAGAGATCCGCGGGGGGAGATTGCCAGGCGTCgaagccgcgtcgccgatcccgcgggcaccggcgagagcgacgtcggcgggtggGCGGGGATACCGAGGATGAGCATAAGGaagggcgcggtggacccgCTGGGAGGGCCGGACAGGGGCCGCTCGGGCGTGCTCATGTCGCACCTCGAAGCcggcttcgacggcgcgccgccgacggaggaggatgacgacgagggagcGGAGAAACCTTTCTGGACGAAGCGGGGGGTTCACCCCATGCGTCGAAAGCAACCCGTCGGCGGCAGCGACGTGCTCACCGGCCTGTGGATGAGCAGCACCACGTCCTACGGCATGCACGCCCCCGACTACCAGCTGACGAGGCGGGAAAAGacggatcgcgcggcgcgaaagATTGAGATGCAACACTCGGCGCCGCACCGCCCCGACCACGTGCTCTCCGCGGTGGTGCACAACGC gctgccgccgcgatggaggcgaagCTCGCGAGGGAACTGA
- a CDS encoding predicted protein — MPASTKARAGSVAVVGSGVSGLSAAYLMHRNGKNVTLFESGDVCGGHALTVNSTAGPVDLGFQVFNLTTYPHLVGLFSELGVESERSDMSFALSTDDVEWGSLGLKAVFAQKKNLVSPSFLNMIREILKFGKRAPEVLDPSKSAKYESMTLGEYLTTNGYSKFFVDNYVVPMCAAIWSCSDRDTMAFPVTTLIRFWVNHHLLNVIERPLWRVVKGRSKAYVDAVCAALPDVRTSTPVIAVERVPGGVKVTHKGPGGNKPTSELFEDVVFACHSDQALAILGDAASSAEKAALGAIKYQPNEVYLHGDESLMPRNRDAWASWNCLKGSRGCDSDDKSVCVSYWVNLLQNLPQGTPDLFVTLNPPTPPSKESTQYHVTLAHPLFNKEAIDAQKTIEGLQGSGGVWFCGAWCGYGFHEDGIRSAVHVADKMFGKSSVPWDPRPCDPHLDWTTKAALPLFRRVGGSWVPPGRCFKMILPNGDELSMRGRPLPPGQTLGESVDGKPLSETVTVQVFDQRMFMQTVLRADIGFGESYMNGDFDCELYELLDMLCSGHPANTGASKGADTGVPSLGNDIVGMAGSVLHWLGAKMEFAAHAALSNTKEGSKKNIEYHYDAGNAFYKLFLDETMLYSSGIHQPLDTREKHLESAQYAKIDAMIDRLGLDGDGSGQSVLEIGCGWGTCAIRMATRYPGLRVTGLTISNEQFAEARARVKAAGMQDRVDIVMRDYRDENGVYDGVISIEMLEAVGHEHLPGYFQTVSGALKPGGKAAIQVITMPDERYESYCKSESDFIRAYIFPGGHLPSVGAMTGAANPVGLKLQSYDDIGEHYAVTLRLWRERMMHRAETVLGLGYSRKFLRMFEFYFAYCEAGFAHRLIHDLQM, encoded by the exons ATGCCGGCCTCCACCAAGGCTCGCGCCGGGTCGGTGGCCGTCGTCGGCTCGGGCGTCTCCGGCCTCAGCGCGGCCTACCTGATGCATCGAAACGGCAAAAACGTCACGCTATTCGAGTCCGGTGACGTGTGCGGAGGTCACGCGCTGACTGTGAACTCCACCGCCGGGCCCGTCGACCTCGGCTTTCAG GTGTTCAACCTCACGACCTATCCGCACCTCGTCGGCCTCTTcagcgagctcggcgtggaaTCGGAGCGCTCCGACATGTCCTTCGCGCTGtccaccgacgacgtcgagtgGGGATCGCTCGGCCTCAAGGCTGTGTTCGCGCAGAAGAAGAACCTCGTCTCGCCCAGTTTCCTCAACATGATCAGGGAGATTCTCAAGTTTGGCAagcgcgcgcccgaggtgCTCGATCCGTCAAAGTCCGCCAAGTACGAGTCCATGACCCTCGGCGAGTACCTCACGACGAACGGCTACTCCAAATTCTTCGTCGACAACTACGTCGTCCCCATGTGCGCGGCCATCTGGTCGTGCTCCGACCGGGACACGATGGCGTTTCCGGTGACGACGCTCATCAGGTTCTGGGTCAATCACCACTTGCTGAACGTCATCGAGCGACCGCTGTGGAGGGTGGTCAAGGGTCGGTCCAAGGCgtacgtggacgcggtgtgcgccgcgctcccggaCGTTCGCACGTCAACCCCGGTCATCGCCGTGGAGCGCGTGCCGGGCGGCGTCAAGGTGACCCATAAGGGACCCGGGGGCAACAAACCGACGTCGGAGCTGTTCGAAGACGTCGTCTTCGCCTGCCACTCCGACCAGGccctcgccatcctcggcgacgccgcgtcctccgcggagaaggccgcGCTGGGTGCCATCAAATACCAGCCAAACGAGGTGTACCttcacggcgacgagtcgTTGATGCCCCGGAACCGAGACGCTTGGGCGAGTTGGAACTGCCTCAAGGGCTCGCGAGGGTGCGACTCTGATGACAAGTCCGTGTGCGTGTCGTACTGGGTGAACCTACTCCAGAACCTGCCGCAGGGTACCCCCGACTTGTTCGTCACGCTCAACCCTCCGACGCCCCCGTCCAAGGAGTCGACGCAGTATCACGTCACCCTGGCGCACCCCCTGTTCAACAAGGAGGCGATTGACGCGCAAAAGACGATTGAGGGGTTGCAGGGCTCGGGCGGGGTCTGGTTCTGCGGCGCGTGGTGCGGGTACGGTTTCCACGAGGACGGGATCCGATCCGCCGTGCACGTGGCGGATAAGATGTTCGGCAAGAGCTCCGTGCCCTGGGACCCCCGACCGTGCGACCCCCACCTTGACTGGAcgaccaaggcggcgctTCCCCTCtttcgacgcgtcggcgggtcgTGGGTGCCCCCCGGCCGCTGCTTTAAGATGATCCTACccaacggcgacgagctgtCCATGCGAGGCAGGCCCTTGCCCCCCGGGCAAACTCTGGGCGAGTCCGTCGACGGCAAGCCGCTTTCGGAGACGGTGACGGTGCAGGTGTTCGACCAGAGGATGTTCATGCAGACGGTGCTGCGCGCGGATATCGGTTTCGGCGAATCCTACATGAATGGCGATTTCGATTGCGAGCTCTACGAGCTGCTGGACATGCTCTGCTCCGGGCATCCCGCGAACACGGGTGCGAGCAAGGGAGCGGACACCGGCGTTCCATCCCTCGGAAACGACATCGTGGGAATGGCCGGAAGCGTGTTGCACTGGCTGGGAGCGAAGATGGAattcgccgcgcacgcggctcTCAGCAACACGAAGGAGGGAAGCAAGAAGAACATCGAGTACCACTACGACGCGGGTAACGCGTTCTACAAGCTCTTCTTGGACGAAACGATGCTCTACTCCTCGGGTATCCACCAGCCTCTCGACA CTCGGGAGAAACACCTGGAGTCGGCGCAGTACGCCAAGATTGACGCGATGATCGACAgactcgggctcgacggcgacggctccggaCAGTCCGTCCTCGAGATTGGTTGCGGCTGGGGCACCTGCGCGATCCGCATGGCGACGCGCTACCCCGGCTTGAGGGTCACGGGGCTGACGATCAGCAACGAACAGTTCGCGGAAGCGAGGGCGAGAGTTAAGGCTGCGGGCATGCAAGACAGAGTGGACATAGTCATGCGAGACTACCGCGACGAGAATGGCGTCTACGACGGCGTCATATCCATCGAGATGCTCGAGGCTGTCGGACACGAACATCTCCCAGGGTACTTCCAGACGGTGTCGGGTGCGCTCAAACCCGGGGGCAAGGCTGCCATCCAGGTCATCACCATGCCTGACGAACGCTACGAGAGCTACTGCAAGAGTGAGAGCGACTTCATCCGCGCGTACATTTTCCCAGGTGGGCACTTGCCGTCTGTGGGAGCCatgaccggcgcggcgaacccCGTGGGGCTGAAGCTGCAGAGCTACGACGATATCGGCGAGCACTACGCGGTGACGCTTCGCCTGTGGCGCGAGCGCATGATGCACAGGGCCGAGACGGTCCTCGGACTCGGGTACAGTCGCAAGTTTTTGCGCATGTTCGAGTTCTATTTCGCCTACTGCGAGGCGGGTTTCGCGCATCGCCTCATCCACGACCTTCAGATGA
- a CDS encoding voltage-gated ion channel superfamily (potassium/sodium hyperpolarization-activated cyclic nucleotide-gated ion channel) has protein sequence MENVHVFDAGWVEKVTRHPHWWVIHPFSLFRRRWDIVLMLCLWYVALCVPFVIGFEVQYEETSALYVVDRIVDCFFILDVAFNFLTGYTSQDHATIVMQPGKIARHYAKTWLVFDLIASVPVDLMLGNFVRVMKLLRLVKLFRMLRLNRILHRLERKMSIKYGLWQVIKFACVVLCLGHWLACAWYLMHTLESGWGERASTATGLKPTWVDALAESHGTEPLYHQSRWSQYLTCVYWAMTTMTTIGYGDIVPSNVDERILTVFAELMGSSVFLYGLTQVTGLIANINSSDVEFQKLMDVANEYFEFRQIPVPLRVKVREFFHYKRASSLFYGEKKLLAHVSDNIRAELQMWSLRRVLNKTPFLRDADEKFVKLIVHKLTRKIYGPREIVIREGDIADEMYFVAHGEVEILVGRTRIAYLDAG, from the coding sequence ATGGAGAACGTGCACGTGTTCGACGCGGGGTGGGTGGAAAAGGTGACGAGGCATCCGCACTGGTGGGTGATCCACCCGTTCAGCCTATTCCGGCGCCGCTGGGACATTGTTCTCATGCTCTGCCTCTGGTACGTCGCGCTCTGCGTCCCGTTCGTCATAGGATTCGAGGTGCAGTACGAAGAGACGAGCGCGTTGTACGTCGTGGATAGGATCGTGGATTGTTTCTTCATACTCGACGTGGCGTTCAACTTCCTCACCGGGTACACCAGCCAAGATCACGCGACGATAGTGATGCAGCCCGGCAAGATTGCGAGGCACTACGCCAAGACGTGGCTGGTTTTCGACCtcatcgcgtccgtcccggtCGACCTGATGCTGGGCAACTTCGTGCGGGTCATGAAGCTTTTGCGGCTCGTCAAGCTGTTTCGCATGCTCCGCCTTAACCGCATCTTGCACAGGCTGGAGCGCAAGATGAGCATCAAATATGGGCTGTGGCAAGTGATCAAATTCGCGTGCGTGGTTCTCTGCCTCGGGCACTGGCTCGCGTGTGCTTGGTACCTGATGCACACGCTGGAGAGCGGCTGGGGCGAGcgagcctcgacggcgacgggactAAAACCAACGTGGGTAGACGCTCTCGCGGAATCCCACGGCACCGAGCCTCTGTATCACCAGAGCCGGTGGAGCCAATACCTCACCTGCGTGTACTGGGCCATGACCACCATGACCACCATCGGGTACGGCGACATCGTTCCGAGCAACGTGGACGAGCGAATACTGACAGTGTTTGCGGAGTTGATGGGCAGCAGTGTGTTTCTCTACGGGCTAACCCAGGTCACGGGGCTCATCGCCAACATCAACTCGTCGGATGTGGAGTTTCAGAAGCTGATGGACGTGGCCAACGAGTACTTCGAGTTTCGACAGATCCCGGTGCCGCTGCGGGTGAAGGTGCGAGAGTTCTTCCACTATAAACGCGCATCGAGCCTGTTCTACGGGGAGAAGAAGTTGTTGGCGCACGTCTCTGACAACATTCGCGCGGAGTTGCAGATGTGGTCGCTGCGAAGGGTGCTGAACAAGACGCCGTTCCTGAGAGACGCGGATGAGAAATTCGTGAAGCTCATCGTGCACAAGCTCACGCGAAAGATTTACGGACCGCGTGAGATTGTCATTCGAGAAGGGGACATCGCAGACGAGATGTACTTCGTGGCTcacggcgaggtggagatACTCGTGGGCCGTACCAGGATCGCGTAtctggacgcgggc